A genomic stretch from Marinobacter fonticola includes:
- a CDS encoding DUF4331 domain-containing protein, whose protein sequence is MNVILKRSALAATIAGLCLASGQGFASSHREAPFITEVPKVDGTDFYMFRSYESGRQDYVTLIANYLPLQAPYGGPNYFALDEDAIYEIHIDNTADAKEDITFQFAMTDVEQDLQLPIGDKMVSAPLKNIGGIGPAATATDNVQARQEYTLNVIRGDRRSGTVQTATNVSTGTETFRKPLDNIGNKSIPDYAAYAGNHVTEVAIPGCSANGRVFVGQRKDAFAVNLGEIFDLVNISNPTGTRDQNLDQLANANVTSFAVEVPTDCLTGSAVTAGGDPVIGGWTTASVRQARVLNPEPTVDGKGASVEGGAYTQVSRLGMPLVNEVVIGLKDKDRFNASEPMGDTQFLDYVTNPTLPALLEITTNSAVVAPQVFPRNDLVATFLTGITLADGGGNVIFSNQPDGGTPSEMLRLNTAIPAADPAVANQNDLGLLASSPDATGFPNGRRPVDDVVDIELRVAIGATLPFFGETDPNNGAPLVDGAVVDQSLLLDGFPYLGTPLPGSPNPNNAP, encoded by the coding sequence ATGAATGTGATTCTCAAGCGGTCAGCCCTCGCGGCCACGATCGCCGGGCTTTGTCTCGCCAGCGGACAGGGCTTCGCATCTAGCCACCGCGAAGCGCCATTCATTACGGAAGTGCCCAAGGTAGACGGCACCGACTTCTATATGTTCCGTAGCTACGAAAGTGGCCGGCAGGACTACGTGACCCTGATCGCGAATTACCTGCCCCTTCAGGCGCCCTACGGCGGCCCGAACTACTTCGCCCTCGACGAGGACGCCATTTACGAAATCCACATCGACAACACGGCCGATGCCAAGGAAGACATTACCTTCCAGTTCGCCATGACCGATGTCGAGCAGGACTTGCAACTGCCCATTGGCGACAAGATGGTTTCCGCGCCGCTCAAGAACATTGGTGGAATCGGTCCTGCCGCTACGGCAACCGACAACGTTCAGGCGCGCCAGGAATACACCCTTAACGTGATCCGCGGTGACCGCCGTAGCGGTACGGTCCAGACGGCCACCAACGTATCGACCGGCACCGAGACGTTCCGCAAGCCATTGGACAACATTGGCAACAAGTCCATCCCGGACTATGCGGCCTACGCCGGCAACCATGTTACCGAAGTCGCGATTCCGGGCTGCAGTGCCAACGGCCGCGTTTTTGTCGGCCAGCGCAAAGATGCTTTCGCCGTCAACCTGGGTGAAATCTTTGACCTGGTGAATATCTCCAACCCAACCGGCACGCGCGACCAGAACCTGGATCAGTTGGCCAATGCCAATGTCACCTCGTTCGCGGTTGAAGTACCGACCGACTGCCTGACTGGCTCAGCCGTGACTGCAGGGGGCGATCCGGTGATCGGTGGCTGGACCACTGCCAGCGTACGTCAGGCCCGCGTCCTCAACCCGGAACCCACCGTCGATGGCAAAGGCGCCTCGGTGGAAGGCGGTGCCTATACTCAGGTATCACGTCTGGGCATGCCGCTGGTCAACGAGGTGGTTATCGGCCTGAAGGACAAGGACCGCTTCAACGCCAGCGAGCCGATGGGTGACACGCAGTTCCTCGACTACGTCACCAACCCGACCCTGCCTGCGTTACTGGAAATAACCACCAACAGTGCCGTGGTGGCGCCACAGGTGTTCCCGCGTAATGATCTGGTTGCGACTTTCCTGACTGGCATCACGCTCGCAGACGGTGGCGGTAACGTTATCTTCTCTAACCAGCCTGATGGTGGAACGCCGTCCGAAATGCTGCGGCTGAACACCGCCATCCCGGCGGCTGACCCGGCTGTTGCCAACCAGAACGACCTGGGTCTCCTGGCTAGCAGTCCTGACGCCACCGGCTTTCCTAACGGCCGGCGTCCGGTGGACGACGTAGTCGATATCGAGCTGCGCGTTGCCATCGGTGCGACCTTGCCGTTCTTCGGTGAAACCGACCCGAACAATGGCGCTCCGCTGGTTGACGGCGCTGTTGTAGACCAGTCGCTATTACTCGACGGCTTCCCGTACCTGGGCACGCCGCTGCCGGGTTCACCTAATCCGAATAACGCGCCCTAA
- a CDS encoding RNA polymerase sigma factor produces MALETGEDELMALLARVAQHDRNAFRTLYGQMAGRMFGVCQKLAGQPELAEEALQDAFIRIWHHASEYHSERGTPLNWMLTIARYRTLDLMRARKVRQTSGDEMLETVAGDTPDPLDASLQAAGAAALSGCLEELSESQRDSILLSYYRGFTHDELSTALSTPIGTVKSWIRRGLMALKRCLEGLQ; encoded by the coding sequence ATGGCTTTAGAGACAGGTGAGGACGAACTGATGGCGCTGTTGGCCCGTGTGGCCCAGCATGACAGAAACGCATTCCGGACCCTCTACGGGCAGATGGCCGGCCGCATGTTTGGCGTTTGCCAGAAGCTTGCCGGTCAGCCTGAGCTAGCGGAAGAGGCGCTGCAGGACGCTTTTATCCGGATCTGGCATCACGCCAGCGAGTACCACAGCGAACGCGGCACGCCCCTGAATTGGATGCTGACGATTGCCCGTTATCGCACGCTGGACCTGATGCGGGCCCGTAAGGTACGGCAGACCTCCGGTGACGAGATGCTGGAGACCGTGGCCGGCGATACGCCGGACCCGCTGGATGCGTCGCTGCAGGCTGCTGGCGCCGCGGCGTTGAGCGGATGCCTGGAAGAGCTGAGTGAGTCCCAGCGGGATAGCATCCTGTTGTCCTATTACCGGGGATTTACTCACGATGAATTGTCCACGGCGCTGAGTACGCCTATCGGCACCGTGAAAAGTTGGATTCGCCGTGGTCTCATGGCGTTGAAGAGGTGTTTGGAGGGGTTGCAGTAA
- a CDS encoding methionine ABC transporter ATP-binding protein, with amino-acid sequence MIEFDQVHKAYEVEGRAIPALQPTDLAIQNGEIFGIVGHSGAGKSTLIRLINLLERPSGGRIVIDGEDVTGYGTDNLRGFRRKVGMIFQHFNLLSSKTVEDNIAFPMKLAGIYSKTQIQERVKELLARVGLTAHARKYPSQLSGGQKQRVGIARALACRPTILLCDEATSALDPQTTQSVLRLLADINRELGLTIVLITHEMDVVRRVCDRVAVMDAGEIVEMGPVTDVFLHPQHHTTRDFVFESEHIDEREQREDFAHAEGRILRLTFRGEATYKPLLGSVARETGVDFSILSGRIDRIKDTPYGQLTLALMGGDLEAAQSRLEAAEVHVEVLR; translated from the coding sequence GTGATTGAATTCGACCAAGTCCACAAGGCGTACGAGGTGGAAGGACGGGCGATCCCCGCGCTGCAACCCACCGATCTCGCGATTCAGAACGGCGAGATCTTCGGCATCGTCGGCCACTCCGGTGCGGGTAAATCGACCCTGATCCGGCTGATCAATTTGCTGGAGCGACCCAGCGGCGGGCGCATCGTGATCGACGGTGAGGATGTGACCGGCTATGGCACAGACAACTTACGTGGATTTCGGCGTAAGGTCGGCATGATCTTCCAGCACTTCAATCTGCTGTCCTCCAAGACGGTGGAAGACAATATCGCCTTTCCCATGAAACTGGCGGGCATCTATTCCAAAACGCAGATCCAGGAGCGGGTCAAGGAATTGCTGGCGCGTGTCGGGCTGACGGCTCACGCCCGCAAGTATCCATCCCAACTCTCCGGCGGGCAAAAACAGCGTGTGGGGATTGCCCGGGCGTTGGCCTGCCGCCCGACCATCCTGCTGTGCGACGAGGCCACCAGCGCACTCGACCCGCAGACGACCCAATCGGTGCTGCGCCTGCTGGCGGACATCAACCGCGAATTGGGCCTGACCATCGTGCTGATCACCCACGAAATGGACGTGGTACGCCGGGTGTGCGATCGCGTGGCGGTGATGGATGCGGGCGAAATCGTGGAGATGGGCCCGGTGACCGATGTCTTTCTTCATCCCCAGCACCACACCACCCGGGACTTTGTGTTCGAGAGTGAGCATATCGACGAACGCGAGCAGCGTGAGGACTTCGCGCACGCCGAGGGTCGTATTCTGCGCCTGACCTTCCGTGGCGAGGCCACCTATAAACCGCTGCTGGGCAGCGTGGCGCGGGAGACCGGTGTGGATTTCAGCATTCTTTCGGGCCGTATCGACCGCATCAAGGATACGCCCTATGGCCAGCTCACCTTAGCTTTGATGGGGGGTGACCTGGAGGCGGCCCAATCCAGACTCGAAGCGGCTGAAGTCCACGTGGAGGTGTTGCGATGA
- a CDS encoding methionine ABC transporter permease codes for MEGLLSNVDWTEIGWASWDTLVMVGVSLFFSVLFGLPIGVLLFLTGKRQLLEQPVAYALLSFVVNVLRSVPFIILLIVMIPLTVMLIGTSLGVAGAIPPLVAGGAPFFARLVETSVREVDRGIIEATQAMGATVKQVVFGALLPEALPGIIAGVTVTAITLVSYAAMSGVIGGGGLGDLAIRFGYQRFQTDVMVITVALLVIFVQLLQMLGDRLVLYFSRR; via the coding sequence ATGGAGGGTCTACTGAGCAACGTCGACTGGACGGAAATCGGCTGGGCCAGTTGGGATACGCTGGTGATGGTGGGCGTCTCCCTGTTCTTCAGTGTGCTGTTCGGCCTGCCGATCGGTGTGCTGCTGTTCCTGACCGGAAAACGGCAGTTGCTCGAGCAACCCGTGGCTTATGCGCTGTTGTCGTTCGTCGTCAACGTGCTGCGCTCGGTGCCGTTCATCATCTTGCTCATTGTGATGATTCCGCTGACGGTGATGCTGATCGGCACGTCCTTGGGTGTGGCGGGGGCGATTCCGCCGCTGGTTGCCGGTGGCGCGCCTTTTTTTGCGCGCTTGGTGGAAACCTCCGTGCGCGAAGTAGACCGGGGCATTATCGAAGCTACGCAGGCCATGGGTGCCACCGTGAAACAGGTGGTGTTCGGAGCCCTGCTTCCGGAAGCCTTACCGGGTATCATTGCCGGCGTCACGGTCACAGCGATCACGCTGGTGTCCTATGCCGCCATGTCCGGCGTTATCGGCGGCGGCGGTCTGGGTGATTTGGCGATACGTTTCGGTTATCAGCGATTCCAGACGGATGTGATGGTCATTACCGTAGCGCTCCTGGTGATTTTCGTGCAGTTGCTGCAGATGCTGGGCGACCGGCTTGTGCTCTATTTCAGCCGCCGCTGA
- a CDS encoding anti-sigma factor: protein MNRTPERIERLAAEYALGALQGGARRRFERWMMESWSIRQEVWYWENKLAPLAAVVPAQEPPARVWRRIEARLWPETAKSDTRKGSLNWLWAGWSLAATAIVLVLAVVLVQQPGAPERALMSGAVVQQDVKDPLWLVAERGKPGQLSLRPVAATPAEGNQDYELWVVPDDGNPMSLGVIPVGKDTLQITLSPEARAALEASKTLAISLEPKGGSTTGAPTGPILHMTRLHELE, encoded by the coding sequence ATGAACAGAACACCTGAACGTATCGAGCGGCTGGCGGCGGAATACGCCCTGGGCGCGCTGCAAGGAGGAGCCCGGCGACGATTTGAGCGCTGGATGATGGAATCCTGGTCGATTCGCCAGGAAGTCTGGTATTGGGAAAACAAGCTGGCTCCCCTGGCGGCTGTCGTACCGGCGCAGGAGCCGCCAGCGCGGGTCTGGCGGCGAATAGAAGCGCGCCTCTGGCCGGAGACCGCTAAATCTGACACCCGTAAAGGCAGCCTGAATTGGCTGTGGGCCGGCTGGAGCTTGGCGGCGACAGCGATCGTGCTTGTTCTGGCGGTGGTGCTGGTGCAGCAGCCCGGAGCACCCGAGCGTGCCTTGATGTCCGGCGCCGTGGTCCAGCAAGACGTGAAAGATCCGCTCTGGCTGGTGGCCGAGCGCGGCAAGCCTGGCCAGCTCAGCTTGCGGCCTGTGGCCGCCACCCCGGCAGAGGGTAACCAGGATTACGAGCTATGGGTCGTACCCGACGATGGTAATCCCATGTCGCTGGGTGTCATCCCGGTCGGCAAAGACACGTTGCAGATTACCTTATCACCGGAGGCCCGTGCAGCATTGGAGGCGTCGAAGACCCTGGCAATCAGTCTCGAGCCCAAAGGTGGTTCGACCACCGGCGCGCCGACCGGGCCAATTCTACACATGACGCGCTTGCACGAGCTGGAATAA
- a CDS encoding HDOD domain-containing protein, with the protein MSDQPSRFHTTHAWVDYLSQVELPVLANTLKRINHLTDSTSSTVNELAGVILNDAQLTSQVLRLSNSAFYNHSRIQVSTVSRAITLIGFDAVKSMAISSLLIDTLIERNPRPHLLKSLARALHAAVQARCLLPGKNEQAREEVFIGALLTNIGELAFWSSATEQAGELSARLPDDNPAAVQKEILGTTFVEITRGLVDNWKLGQFMHDVVSANRATSPAVSLVRHSVELAREAEEGWRTPAVEKLLAAIAKDVDEKPATVRDRVRLNTAEAEEIAISFGIPQIRGLLPGRGEGNDAPQTEAPVADPALQLSILREISATLASQPDLNTVCQMVVEGIHRAVGMRRVVLLMTDRASNQLVPRKLLGPGTDSWRDDFVIDRDTRGPLASLMVESCQILPPHPSGPLLPVCDAWVGTRPALAGPLFAGDRLVGLFFADNGQLQTKPSQDQLVAFSHFIQQAQLCITLLARA; encoded by the coding sequence TTGAGCGACCAGCCGTCCCGTTTCCACACTACCCACGCCTGGGTCGATTACCTGAGCCAGGTGGAATTACCGGTTCTCGCCAACACCCTCAAGCGCATCAACCACTTGACCGACAGCACCAGTTCCACCGTCAATGAACTGGCCGGCGTCATCCTCAACGACGCCCAGCTCACCTCGCAGGTGCTGCGGTTGTCGAATTCCGCTTTCTACAATCACTCCCGCATTCAGGTCAGCACCGTCAGCCGTGCCATCACGCTGATCGGTTTCGATGCTGTGAAATCCATGGCCATTTCATCGCTGCTGATCGATACGTTGATCGAGCGCAATCCGCGCCCACACCTGCTCAAGTCCCTGGCCCGGGCGCTGCATGCGGCAGTCCAGGCGCGCTGTCTGCTGCCCGGCAAGAATGAACAGGCCCGGGAAGAGGTATTTATCGGCGCCCTGTTGACCAATATCGGCGAACTGGCTTTCTGGTCCAGTGCAACGGAGCAGGCCGGCGAGCTTTCCGCCCGCCTGCCGGACGATAACCCCGCCGCCGTGCAGAAGGAGATCCTCGGCACAACCTTTGTCGAGATTACCCGCGGGCTGGTGGACAATTGGAAGCTTGGGCAGTTCATGCATGACGTGGTCAGCGCCAACCGCGCAACGTCGCCGGCGGTGTCCCTGGTCAGACATTCGGTGGAACTCGCCCGGGAAGCGGAAGAAGGCTGGCGCACACCGGCCGTGGAGAAGCTGCTGGCCGCCATCGCCAAGGATGTCGACGAGAAACCTGCCACCGTGCGCGACCGGGTGCGCCTCAATACGGCGGAGGCCGAAGAGATTGCGATTTCCTTCGGCATTCCCCAAATTCGCGGCCTGCTGCCGGGCCGGGGCGAAGGCAACGACGCTCCTCAAACCGAAGCTCCGGTGGCCGACCCTGCATTGCAATTGAGCATACTGCGGGAAATTTCTGCGACACTGGCGTCCCAGCCGGATTTGAACACCGTGTGCCAAATGGTCGTCGAGGGCATTCATCGCGCCGTGGGTATGCGGCGGGTGGTGTTGCTTATGACCGATCGTGCCAGCAACCAGCTGGTACCCCGCAAACTGCTTGGCCCCGGTACCGATAGCTGGCGTGACGACTTTGTGATTGATCGCGATACCCGCGGCCCCTTGGCGTCGCTGATGGTGGAAAGCTGCCAGATACTGCCGCCGCATCCGTCAGGCCCCCTGCTGCCGGTCTGCGACGCCTGGGTCGGTACCCGCCCGGCGTTAGCCGGACCGCTGTTCGCCGGGGATCGCCTGGTGGGCCTGTTCTTTGCCGATAATGGCCAACTACAGACAAAGCCGTCCCAGGACCAGCTCGTCGCGTTCAGTCATTTTATCCAGCAAGCCCAACTCTGCATCACGTTACTCGCCCGCGCCTGA
- a CDS encoding tetratricopeptide repeat protein translates to MYSSNGALGGRPLRGRGSAAPHPTLRGGVFSLFLGLALIAGDASAAMPPVEPVPENDLLLRLQDIPPAPSSADSAESAETVAARVQSYLQQARTSGDPRFLGYAQSALQQWPEDTLTPRLRVLRGSLRQSLHKFVAAEEDLKAVTESDAPAQLRSQAQLILASMALAQGHYEEARTACQALAEEYAGLIAASCSAQVDARTGQAQSAYEKLKPLTEGARAQRDPVGLAWAQGTLADIAAQLGKPEAERYWQAILARNPDDLYTRTQYSDWLIQHDRAQDALALTEGYEQVDSLAVLRAVILATQGKSDSPLIEMLGERFDEAQWRGDLLHKRELARFLLDVEDQPETAFDYAWSNWQTQREPADTRLVLRAARAADKADAIEEVSQWLKQHQQHDQRYPEATL, encoded by the coding sequence ATGTACTCCAGTAATGGAGCACTTGGCGGCCGGCCCCTACGAGGCAGGGGTTCGGCCGCCCCTCACCCCACCCTTCGGGGTGGGGTATTTTCTCTTTTCCTGGGGCTGGCGCTGATCGCCGGTGACGCTTCCGCGGCCATGCCGCCGGTCGAACCGGTACCGGAAAACGACCTGCTGCTGCGTTTGCAGGACATACCGCCAGCTCCAAGCTCCGCCGACTCTGCCGAGTCCGCTGAAACGGTAGCGGCACGCGTCCAGAGCTATCTGCAGCAGGCCCGTACCAGCGGCGACCCGCGCTTCCTCGGCTATGCCCAAAGTGCGCTGCAGCAATGGCCGGAAGATACGTTGACGCCACGTTTGCGCGTATTGCGCGGCTCCCTGCGGCAAAGCCTGCACAAGTTCGTTGCGGCCGAGGAAGACCTCAAAGCCGTGACAGAATCGGACGCCCCGGCGCAGTTGCGCAGCCAAGCTCAGCTGATCCTCGCCAGCATGGCGCTGGCGCAAGGTCATTACGAAGAGGCGCGGACCGCCTGTCAGGCGCTGGCTGAAGAGTATGCCGGGCTGATTGCCGCGAGCTGTTCGGCTCAGGTCGATGCCCGCACGGGCCAGGCACAATCCGCGTACGAGAAGCTCAAGCCACTGACCGAAGGCGCCCGGGCACAGCGCGATCCCGTCGGCCTCGCTTGGGCGCAAGGCACACTGGCGGATATCGCGGCGCAGCTGGGTAAACCGGAGGCCGAACGGTACTGGCAGGCGATACTCGCCCGCAATCCGGACGATCTCTACACCCGTACCCAGTATTCCGACTGGCTGATCCAGCACGATCGCGCGCAAGATGCGCTGGCGCTCACCGAGGGCTACGAACAGGTCGACAGCCTGGCGGTGCTCAGGGCCGTAATTCTGGCGACGCAAGGCAAGAGCGATAGCCCGCTGATCGAGATGCTGGGCGAGCGATTCGACGAAGCTCAATGGCGCGGTGACCTGCTACACAAGCGCGAGCTTGCCCGCTTCCTGCTGGATGTCGAAGACCAGCCCGAAACCGCCTTTGACTATGCCTGGTCCAACTGGCAAACCCAGCGCGAACCCGCCGATACGCGTCTCGTATTACGCGCTGCGCGGGCCGCGGATAAAGCCGATGCGATTGAAGAGGTCAGTCAGTGGCTGAAACAGCACCAACAGCACGACCAACGCTATCCGGAGGCGACCCTGTGA
- a CDS encoding MetQ/NlpA family ABC transporter substrate-binding protein, which yields MKLTKILALAATLVAFSVQAADKLTVAATAVPHAEILEFVKPKLAEQGVELEVKVFTDYVQPNIQVSQERMDANFFQHQPYLTEFNDGKGTDLVSVVGVHVEPFGAYSNKIESLDDLEEGATIAIPNDPTNGGRALLLLQKAGLITLNDESKITATPRDIAENPLDLEFYELEAATLPRVLSQVEVAMINTNYALEADLNPTEDALTIEGSDSPYVNILVSRPDNKDSEAMQKLADVLTSDAVKSFIQEKYQGAVVPAF from the coding sequence ATGAAACTGACCAAGATTCTGGCGCTGGCCGCCACCCTGGTAGCCTTCTCCGTCCAAGCTGCGGACAAGCTGACCGTCGCGGCGACAGCCGTGCCCCATGCCGAAATTCTTGAATTCGTGAAACCCAAACTGGCCGAGCAGGGCGTGGAGCTGGAGGTAAAAGTCTTCACCGATTATGTCCAGCCTAATATCCAGGTGTCGCAGGAGCGGATGGATGCCAACTTCTTCCAGCATCAGCCGTACCTGACCGAATTCAACGACGGCAAGGGCACCGATCTGGTCAGCGTGGTCGGTGTGCATGTGGAGCCGTTCGGTGCGTACTCCAACAAGATCGAGTCTCTGGACGATCTGGAGGAGGGCGCCACCATCGCCATCCCCAACGATCCGACCAACGGTGGCCGTGCGCTATTGCTGCTGCAGAAAGCCGGTCTGATCACGTTGAACGACGAGAGCAAGATCACAGCCACGCCGCGCGATATTGCCGAGAATCCGTTGGATCTGGAATTCTACGAGCTGGAAGCGGCCACACTGCCGCGCGTGCTGAGTCAGGTCGAAGTGGCCATGATCAACACCAACTATGCGCTGGAAGCGGACCTGAACCCGACTGAGGATGCGCTGACCATCGAAGGTTCCGACTCGCCGTACGTGAACATTCTGGTCTCCCGTCCGGACAACAAGGACAGCGAGGCGATGCAGAAACTGGCCGACGTACTGACCAGCGACGCGGTGAAGTCCTTCATCCAGGAAAAATATCAGGGCGCTGTGGTTCCGGCTTTCTGA